Proteins encoded within one genomic window of Macaca fascicularis isolate 582-1 chromosome 16, T2T-MFA8v1.1:
- the DLG4 gene encoding disks large homolog 4 isoform X7: MSQRPRAPRSALWLLAPPLLRWAPPLLTVLHSDLFQALLDILDYYEASLSESQKYRYQDEDTPPLEHSPAHLPNQANSPPVIVNTDTLEAPGYVNGTEGEMEYEEITLERGNSGLGFSIAGGTDNPHIGDDPSIFITKIIPGGAAAQDGRLRVNDSILFVNEVDVREVTHSAAVEALKEAGSIVRLYVMRRKPPAEKVMEIKLIKGPKGLGFSIAGGVGNQHIPGDNSIYVTKIIEGGAAHKDGRLQIGDKILAVNSVGLEDVMHEDAVAALKNTYDVVYLKVAKPSNAYLSDSYAPPDITTSYSQHLDNEISHSSYLGTDYPTAMTPTSPRRYSPVAKDLLGEEDIPREPRRIVIHRGSTGLGFNIVGGEDGEGIFISFILAGGPADLSGELRKGDQILSVNGVDLRNASHEQAAIALKNAGQTVTIIAQYKPEEYSRFEAKIHDLREQLMNSSLGSGTASLRSNPKRGFYIRALFDYDKTKDCGFLSQALSFRFGDVLHVIDASDEEWWQARRVHSDSETDDIGFIPSKRRVERREWSRLKAKDWGSSSGSQGREDSVLSYETVTQMEVHYARPIIILGPTKDRANDDLLSEFPDKFGSCVPHTTRPKREYEIDGRDYHFVSSREKMEKDIQAHKFIEAGQYNSHLYGTSVQSVREVAEQGKHCILDVSANAVRRLQAAHLHPIAIFIRPRSLENVLEINKRITEEQARKAFDRATKLEQEFTECFSAIVEGDSFEEIYHKVKRVIEDLSGPYIWVPARERL; the protein is encoded by the exons atgtCCCAGAGACCAAGAG CTCCCAGGTCAGCCCTCTGGCTCCTGGCACCCCCGCTGCTGCGGTGGGCACCCCCCCTCCTCACAGTGCTGCATAGCGACCTCTTCCAGGCCTTGCTGG ACATCCTGGACTATTATGAGGCTTCCCTCTCAGAGAGTCAG AAATACCGCTACCAAGATGAAGACACGCCCCCTCTGGAGCACAGCCCGGCCCACCTCCCCAACCAG GCCAATTCTCCCCCTGTGATTGTCAACACAGATACCCTAGAAGCCCCAGGATAT GTGAACGGGACCGAGGGGGAGATGGAATACGAGGAAATCACATTGGAAAGG GGTAACTCAGGTCTGGGCTTCAGCATCGCAGGTGGCACTGACAACCCACACATCGGTGACGACCCGTCCATTTTCATCACCAAGATCATTCCTGGTGGGGCTGCGGCCCAGGATGGCCGCCTCAG GGTCAACGACAGCATCCTGTTTGTAAATGAAGTGGACGTGCGCGAGGTGACCCACTCGGCAGCGGTGGAGGCCCTCAAAGAGGCAGGCTCCATCGTTCGCCTCTATGTCATGCGCCGGAAGCCCCCAGCTGAGAAGGTCATGGAGATCAAGCTCATCAAGGGGCCTAAAG GTCTTGGCTTCAGCATCGCAGGGGGCGTAGGGAACCAGCACATCCCAGGAGATAATAGCATCTATGTAACAAAGATCATCGAAGGGGGTGCTGCCCACAAGGATGGGAGGTTGCAGATTGGAGACAAGATCCTGGCG GTCAACAGTGTGGGGCTAGAGGATGTCATGCATGAAGATGCTGTGGCAGCCCTGAAGAACACGTATGATGTTGTCTACCTAAAGGTGGCCAAGCCCAGCAATGCCTACCTGAGTGACAGCTATGCTCCCCCAGACATCACAACCT CTTATTCTCAGCACCTGGACAACGAGATCAGTCACAGCAGCTACCTGGGCACCGATTACCCCACAGCCATGACCCCCACTTCCCCTCGGCGCTACTCCCCAGTGGCCAAGGACCTGCTCGGGGAGGAAGACATTCCCCGAGAACCGAGGCGAATTGTGATCCACCGGGGCTCCACGGGCCTGGGCTTCAACATCGTGGGTGGCGAGGACGGTGAAGGCATCTTCATCTCCTTTATCCTGGCCGGGGGCCCTGCAGACCTCAGTGGGGAGCTGCGGAAGGGGGACCAGATCCTGTCG GTCAACGGTGTTGACCTCCGAAATGCCAGCCACGAGCAGGCCGCCATTGCCCTGAAGAATGCAGGTCAGACGGTCACGATCATCGCTCAGTATAAACCAGAAG AGTACAGCCGATTCGAGGCCAAGATCCACGACCTCCGGGAACAGCTCATGAACAGCAGCCTGGGCTCAGGGACTGCCTCCCTGCGGAGCAACCCCAAAAGGGGTTTCTACATCAG GGCCCTGTTTGATTACGACAAGACCAAGGACTGCGGCTTCCTGAGCCAGGCCCTGAGCTTCCGCTTTGGGGACGTGCTGCATGTCATCGATGCTAGTGAtgaggagtggtggcaggcacggCGGGTCCACTCTGACAGTGAGACCGACGACATTGGGTTCATCCCCAGCAAACGGCG GGTTGAGCGACGAGAGTGGTCAAGGTTaaaggccaag GACTGGGGCTCCAGCTCTGGATCACAGG gtcgaGAAGACTCGGTTCTGAGCTACGAGACAGTGACGCAGATGGAAG TGCACTATGCTCGCCCCATCATCATCCTTGGGCCCACCAAGGACCGCGCCAACGATGATCTTCTCTCCGAGTTCCCCGACAAGTTTGGATCCTGTGTTCCCC ATACGACACGGCCCAAGCGGGAGTATGAGATAGATGGCCGGGATTACCACTTTGTGTCGTCTCGGGAGAAAATGGAGAAGGACATTCAGGCGCACAAGTTCATTGAGGCCGGCCAGTACAACAGCCACCTCTATGGGACCAGCGTTCAGTCCGTGCGAGAGGTGGCAGAGCAG GGGAAGCACTGCATCCTCGATGTCTCGGCCAATGCCGTGCGGCGGCTGCAGGCGGCCCACCTGCACCCCATCGCCATCTTCATTCGCCCCCGCTCCCTGGAGAATGTGCT AGAGATTAACAAGCGGATCACAGAGGAGCAAGCCCGCAAAGCCTTCGACAGAGCCACCAAGCTGGAGCAGGAGTTCACAGAGTGCTTCTCAG CCATCGTGGAGGGTGACAGCTTTGAGGAGATCTACCACAAGGTGAAGCGTGTCATCGAGGACCTCTCAGGCCCCTACATCTGGGTTCCAGCCCGAGAGAGACTCTGA